Proteins encoded within one genomic window of Brassica rapa cultivar Chiifu-401-42 chromosome A09, CAAS_Brap_v3.01, whole genome shotgun sequence:
- the LOC103841053 gene encoding pentatricopeptide repeat-containing protein At3g51320: MAKASSIRQFVTSRSNSNAPVLALLKSFKLLDESSSVKHLFQVHARLITSGNFWDSSWAIRLLKCSSRFGDASCTVSIFRSIGKLYNANAVFKAFWVSSTPHKALSFYFDVMRCGFVPDSYTFVSLFSCIGKIDSGKMCHGQAVKRGCDQVLAVQNSLMRMYTCCGELDLAKKVFVEIPKRDIVSWNSLIAGLVRRGDVWSARKLFDEMPERNLVSWNIMIDAYLGANNPGVSISLFREMVGAGFRGNDSTLVLLLKACGRSDRLKEGRSVHASLIRTLVNSNVVVDTALVDMYGKCKEVELARRIFDSVSRRNRVTWNVMILAHCLHGNPENGFELFEAMIDGELIPDEVTFVGVLCGCARYGLLSQGKSYYALMVEEFQIKPNFGHLWCMANLYSSAGFPEEAEGILKNLPEEDVTPESIKWANLLSSTRFTGNSALGESIAKSLIEKDPLNYKYYHLLMNVYSVAGRWEDVDRVREVVKERKIGRVPGCGLVDLKEIVHDLRLGCEEVDKVITETSVDEDVTSCADMIS, from the coding sequence ATGGCAAAAGCTTCTTCTATTCGCCAATTCGTCACATCCAGATCTAACTCCAACGCCCCCGTTCTCGCTCTTCTCAAAAGTTTCAAACTCCTCGACGAATCAAGCTCCGTTAAACACCTCTTCCAAGTCCACGCGAGGCTCATCACCTCCGGTAACTTCTGGGATTCCTCTTGGGCCATCAGATTGTTGAAGTGTTCTTCGCGTTTCGGTGACGCTAGCTGCACCGTTTCGATATTCCGAAGCATTGGGAAGCTCTACAACGCGAATGCTGTGTTTAAGGCGTTCTGGGTCTCTTCCACTCCTCATAAAGCATTGAGCTTTTACTTTGATGTAATGAGATGTGGGTTTGTTCCTGACTCCTACACCTTCGTCTCGTTGTTTAGTTGTATCGGGAAGATTGATTCCGGCAAAATGTGTCACGGGCAGGCTGTTAAGCGTGGATGCGATCAAGTTTTGGCTGTTCAGAACTCGTTAATGCGTATGTATACTTGTTGTGGCGAATTGGATCTTGCGAAGAAGGTGTTTGTTGAAATACCCAAGCGAGATATTGTATCTTGGAACTCGTTGATAGCTGGGTTGGTGAGACGTGGTGATGTTTGGTCGGCTCGCAAgttgttcgatgaaatgcctgagagaAATTTGGTTTCTTGGAATATCATGATCGATGCTTATCTGGGTGCTAACAACCCTGGTGTTTCGATTAGTTTGTTCCGTGAGATGGTCGGAGCAGGATTCCGAGGGAATGACAGTACTTTGGTTTTGTTACTGAAAGCTTGTGGAAGATCAGATAGACTTAAGGAAGGTAGGTCGGTTCATGCTTCTTTGATACGAACATTGGTGAATTCGAACGTGGTTGTTGATACAGCTCTTGTTGACATGTATGGAAAGTGCAAGGAAGTAGAGTTAGCACGTAGGATTTTTGACAGTGTATCCCGTAGGAACAGAGTTACGTGGAATGTGATGATATTGGCACATTGTCTTCACGGGAATCCTGAAAATGGGTTTGAATTATTTGAAGCCATGATCGATGGTGAGCTCATTCCCGATGAAGTAACGTTTGTTGGTGTTCTCTGCGGTTGTGCTAGATACGGGCTTCTTTCACAAGGAAAAAGTTACTACGCCCTGATGGTTGAAGAGTTCCAGATCAAACCCAACTTTGGACACCTATGGTGCATGGCTAACCTTTACTCCAGCGCCGGGTTCCCTGAAGAAGCAGAGGGGATTCTGAAGAACTTGCCAGAGGAAGATGTGACGCCAGAATCTATAAAATGGGCTAACTTGCTCAGCTCTACACGTTTCACAGGAAACTCGGCCCTAGGGGAGAGCATTGCCAAGTCACTGATAGAAAAAGATCCCCTGAACTACAAGTATTACCATCTGCTGATGAACGTTTACAGTGTTGCGGGGCGGTGGGAGGATGTTGATAGAGTGAGAGAGGTAGTGAAGGAGAGGAAAATAGGACGAGTACCCGGGTGTGGCCTCGTGGACTTGAAGGAGATAGTCCATGACCTGAGACTAGGATGCGAAGAGGTGGACAAGGTGATTACTGAGACTAGTGTAGACGAAGATGTTACATCTTGTGCTGACATGATAAGCTAA
- the LOC103841054 gene encoding putative RING-H2 finger protein ATL69, which produces MGLDKWLALLYPRVQGGRREKECCSVCLMRMEDEDAIKSLPCSHEFHSLCVDTWFDVSRKICCPLCRFSPATILLTDELFLWFSSFHF; this is translated from the coding sequence ATGGGTCTTGACAAGTGGCTAGCTTTGCTGTACCCAAGAGTGCAGGGAGGAAGGAGAGAAAAGGAGTGTTGCAGTGTGTGTTTGATGAGAATGGAGGACGAGGATGCGATCAAGTCCTTGCCTTGTTCACATGAGTTTCATAGTCTCTGCGTTGACACGTGGTTCGATGTCAGCAGGAAGATTTGCTGTCCACTCTGCCGGTTTTCACCAGCTACCATCCTCCTGACCGATGAACTGTTCCTCTGGTTCTCTTCTTTTCATTTCTGA
- the LOC103841052 gene encoding vacuolar protein sorting-associated protein 35C has translation MIADDDEKWLAAATAAVKQNAFYMQRAIDSNNLKDALKFSAQMLGELRTSKLSPHKYYELYIRASDELRSLEMFFRDETARGCSIAELYELVQHAGNILPRLYLLCTIGSVYIKSKDVTAKDILKDLVEMCRAVQHPLRGLFLRSYLAQVTRDKLPSIGSELEGDTETHMDALEFVLQNFTEMNKLWVRMQHQGPTREKEKREKERNELRDLVGKNLHILGQLEGVDLVVYRDTVLPRILEQVVNCKDELAQCYLMDCIIQVFPDDFHLQTLDVLLGACPQLQPSVDIKMVLSGLMERLSNYAASSVEALPNFLQVDAFSKLNHAIGKVVEAQVDLPASASVTLYLFLLKFTLHVHSDRLDYVDQVLGSCVSQLSATGKLCDDKASKQIVAFLSAPLEKFNDVVTILKLTNYPRVMEYLDHDTNKTMAIIIIQSILKNDTRIATADEVDALFELIKGLIKDFDGLTDNDEIDEEDFQEEQNSVARLVHFLYNDDPEEMSKIIFRIRKHILTGGPKRLPLTIPPLVFSALKLIRRMRGGDENPFGDDTSTPQKILQLLTETVEVLSDASASELALRLYLQCAQAANDCELETVAYEFFTKAYLLYEEEISDSKAQVTALRLIIGTLQRMRVFNVENRDILTHKATGYSAKLLKKPDQCRAVYECAHLYWAEEGENLKDGERVVLCLKRAQKIADAVQKMANASRGASSTGSVSLYVELLNKYLYFLEKGNPQVTGETIQSLAELIRSETKKAESGAGTFITSTLRYMEFQRQQEDGGMSEKYQKIKMEWFE, from the exons ATGATCGCCGACGACGATGAGAAGTGGCTCGCTGCCGCCACCGCCGCCGTTAAACAAAATGCTTTCTACATGCAGCGCGCGATC GACTCCAACAATCTCAAAGACGCGCTTAAGTTCTCTGCTCAGATGCTCGGCGAGCTTCGCACTTCCAAGCTTTCTCCTCATAAATACTACGAACTCT ATATTCGAGCTTCTGATGAGCTGAGGAGTTTGGAGATGTTCTTTAGGGATGAGACTGCGCGTGGTTGCTCCATTGCTGAGCTTTACGAGCTTGTTCAGCACGCCGGTAACATTTTGCCAAGATT GTATCTTCTCTGTACCATAGGATCTGTATATATCAAATCCAAGGACGTTACTGCTAAGGATATACTTAAGGATCTTGTTGAAATGTGCCGAGCTGTTCAACATCCCTTGCGTGGTCTCTTCTTGAGAAGTTACCTTGCTCAAGTCACTAGGGATAAGTTACCTAGCATTGGTTCAGAGTTGGAAGG AGATACCGAAACACACATGGATGCTTTAGAGTTCGTGCTTCAAAATTTTACTGAGATGAACAAACTGTGGGTCCGAATGCAACATCAG GGACCTACTCGGGAGAAGGAGAAACGGGAGAAAGAAAGGAATGAACTACGTGATCTT GTTGGAAAAAACCTTCATATACTTGGTCAGTTGGAAGGTGTTGACCTTGTAGTTTACAGAGATACTGTTCTTCCTAGAATACTGGAGCAG GTTGTCAACTGCAAGGATGAGCTTGCACAGTGCTACCTGATGGATTGCATTATTCAAGTTTTTCCTGATGACTTTCACCTTCAAACTCTCGATGTATTATTAGGTGCTTGTCCACAACTTCAG cCATCTGTTGATATCAAGATGGTCCTTTCGGGTCTAATGGAAAGGCTATCGAACTATGCTGCATCTAGTGTGGAAGCATTGCCTAATTTCCTGCAAGTAGATGCCTTTTCAAAGTTGAATCATGCCATTGGGAAG GTTGTAGAAGCACAGGTGGACTTGCCAGCCTCAGCATCTGTAACATTATATTTGTTTCTTCTGAAATTCACTCTCCATGTCCATTCCGATCGTCTAGACTATGTGGACCAAGTTTTG GGATCCTGTGTTAGCCAACTCTCCGCCACAGGAAAACTTTGTGATGACAAGGCATCAAAACAGATCGTTGCATTTCTTAGCGCTCCATTGGAGAAGTTTAATGATGTTGTAACTATTTTGAAGCTTACAAACTATCCTCGAGTAATGGAATACCTTGACCACGATACAAACAAAACAATGGCAATTATCATAATTCAGAGCATTTTGAAAAACGATACTCGCATTGCTACGGCTGATGAG GTTGACGCATTGTTTGAACTGATAAAGGGACTTATCAAGGATTTTGACGGGCTAACTGATAATGATGAG ATTGATGAAGAAGATTTCCAGGAAGAGCAGAACTCTGTTGCACGGTTGGTTCACTTTCTCTACAATGATGACCCAGAAGAAATGTCTAAG ATAATTTTCAGAATTAGGAAGCACATCCTGACTGGAGGACCTAAGCGTCTACCTCTTACGATACCACCCCTTGTCTTTTCCGCTCTCAAG TTAATTAGGCGAATGCGAGGTGGAGATGAAAACCCATTTGGAGATGACACGTCAACACCACAAAAAATTCTACAGCTCTTAACAGAG aCCGTGGAAGTTCTATCTGATGCCTCGGCATCTGAATTGGCATTGCGACTCTACTTGCAATGTGCTCAG GCAGCAAATGACTGTGAATTAGAAACAGTCGCATATGAGTTCTTCACGAAGGCATACCTTCTGTATGAAGAAGAAATTTCG GATTCAAAGGCACAAGTAACAGCATTACGTTTAATAATAGGGACACTACAGCGGATGCGTGTATTTAATGTTGAGAACAGAGATATTTTGACTCACAAGGCGACAGGG TACTCTGCGAAACTCCTCAAGAAGCCAGATCAGTGTAGAGCTGTTTACGAATGTGCGCATCTTTACTGGGCTGAGGAAGGCGAGAACCTGAAAGATGGAGAGAG GGTTGTGCTTTGCCTGAAGAGGGCACAAAAAATTGCAGATGCTGTTCAGAAAATGGCCAACGCATCCCGTGGTGCCAGTAGCACCGGGTCTGTGTCTCTGTATGTCGAACTGCTGAACAA GTATCTCTACTTTTTGGAGAAAGGAAATCCACAGGTAACAGGCGAAACAATCCAGAGCTTAGCTGAATTAATCAGAAGTGAGACGAAGAAAGCTGAGTCGGGCGCAGGGACATTCATAACCAGCACTCTGCGTTACATGGAGTTTCAGAGACAACAGGAGGATGGTGGCATGAGTGAGAAATACCAGAAAATCAAAATGGAATGGTTTGAATGA